A single Blastococcus colisei DNA region contains:
- a CDS encoding 1-phosphofructokinase family hexose kinase has protein sequence MSGPRRPDRVVTLTANPSLDRTLDLPAPLAQGGIVRLAGSSTEPGGKGVNVARALAAAGGDVVSILPAAASDPIVTALRALGLELATVPVHSPVRTNYTLVDPAGTTTKLNEPGAALSDATRTALSGILHGHAAAARWVVLSGSLPPSTPVDWYADLVRTLRDTGARIAVDTSEAPLLALLSAGRDAAPHLLKPNAEELAQVAGLTEDDVLRDPAAMLEAVRTLHARGVAEVLLTLGGDGAVLSTADGELWSARPPEIAVRSTVGAGDCSLAGYLLASLAGAPPAERLRTAVAYGAASASLPGSAVPTPARVDGSAVRVTAGLPGSTSSPPPTAPNPVPAAGRGAL, from the coding sequence GTGAGCGGCCCGAGGAGGCCGGACCGGGTCGTCACCCTGACGGCCAACCCGAGCCTGGACCGCACGTTGGACCTGCCCGCGCCGCTGGCCCAGGGCGGCATCGTCCGCCTGGCGGGCAGCAGCACCGAGCCCGGGGGCAAGGGCGTCAACGTGGCGCGTGCCCTCGCCGCCGCGGGCGGGGACGTGGTGTCGATCCTCCCGGCAGCGGCGTCGGACCCGATCGTCACGGCTCTCCGGGCCCTGGGCCTGGAGCTCGCCACCGTGCCGGTCCACAGCCCGGTGCGCACGAACTACACGCTGGTCGATCCCGCCGGGACGACCACGAAGCTCAACGAGCCCGGCGCCGCGCTGAGCGACGCGACGCGGACAGCGCTCAGCGGCATCCTGCACGGGCACGCCGCCGCTGCGCGGTGGGTCGTCCTGTCCGGCTCCCTCCCCCCGTCGACCCCGGTCGACTGGTACGCCGACCTGGTCCGAACGCTCCGGGACACGGGGGCGCGCATCGCGGTGGACACCAGCGAGGCGCCGCTGCTCGCGCTGCTGTCCGCCGGGCGTGACGCCGCCCCCCACCTGCTCAAGCCCAACGCCGAGGAGCTGGCCCAGGTGGCCGGCCTCACCGAGGACGACGTGCTGCGGGACCCGGCGGCGATGCTCGAGGCCGTCCGGACGCTGCACGCCCGCGGAGTGGCCGAGGTGCTCCTCACGCTCGGGGGCGACGGCGCGGTCCTCTCCACGGCCGACGGCGAGCTGTGGTCGGCCCGCCCGCCGGAGATCGCCGTCCGCAGCACCGTCGGCGCCGGTGACTGCAGCCTCGCCGGGTACCTGCTCGCCTCGCTCGCCGGCGCTCCCCCCGCCGAGCGTCTGCGGACCGCCGTCGCCTACGGAGCGGCGAGCGCGTCGCTCCCCGGATCCGCCGTTCCCACCCCGGCCCGGGTGGACGGCTCCGCCGTACGGGTCACCGCCGGCCTGCCCGGCAGCACCAGTTCCCCCCCGCCCACCGCCCCGAACCCCGTTCCGGCCGCCGGCCGGGGCGCCCTCTGA